A window of Candidatus Nitrospira allomarina genomic DNA:
GCTTGAGCAAGCTGCAGCAGTGTAACGAGATTTCATGAATTTTTCATCAATTAGAATAGCCACGGAATTCTCGTTTCAGGCTAAGCTGGTATATTTTTCCTACTCCCCCTTATGAAAAACTCAAATGTTTGAACCCCTTGTTTCCATTGAAATCATTTTTCTCCATCCACCGTGGGTTTAGAGCATGTTAATTGGGCCCATCACTATTGTGAGGGCTTCCCCCTTAAGAATTTATCTATCAAACGTTACCCCTTCCACTATTCTTTTCTTTGTCCATTCGCGGCTTTTCTAATCATTCAATTCGTTGAAATTTATATGGCAGAAAGTCCTATTTGATTTTTAAAACCCCCTCATGCCAATGAGTTGGTTAACGGCATAAGCCCATGAAACCCGCAGCTGTCGCAGGTCCCACTTTTACTGCAATCCGATGCCGAGAAAAGACCTTGCCCATTGGGTCAAAGGTCTTAATCATGGGTATCTTGAACATGACTCCGGATTCTTTTTCTGAGGATGGACATTTCCTCAACGCTGAGGCAGCCCTTGAACGAGCACAACAGATGATTGCCGAGGGAGCGGACTTAATTGATATCGGGGGAGAATCGACGAGGCCTGGAGCGTTATATGTGGATAAGAACGAGGAAATAAATCGAATTGCTCCCATTCTGACCGCGTTGAGAAAACTCACCAATATCCCCATTTCTATTGATACACGCAAAGCTGCTGTGGCTCGAACCGCATTGGATCTAGGCGCCGATATCATCAATGATGTGAGCGCTCTTCAAGATGATCCTCGAATGGCTCAATTAATTCAAGAAACCGGAGCAGGGTTGGTCCTCATGCACCGCCAGGGGCATAGTATAAATATGCAGCATGCCCCACAATATAAAGATGTCGTAGTTGAAATTAAAGACTTTTTATCTGAACGGGTCTCCATGGCTCGATCGATGGGGATTCCGGCAGATCATATTATGATTGATCCGGGAATCGGGTTTGGGAAAACCCTTGATCATAATTTGAAAATTCTTAGTAACATTGGGGAATTCCTTCCATTGGGACACCCTATTTTAATTGGGGTGTCACGGAAAGCCTTTATAGGGACATTAACGGGAAAACCGGTTGGGAAACGGGAATTCGGGAATGCTGTTGCGGTGGCCGCTGCTGTCTGGCAGGGAGTTCATATTGTACGAGTTCATGAGGTGGGAGCCATGCACGATGCTATTAAGGTGGCTCAAGCTTTACAAAATTTGTGCGACAAGTAATAGGGTCGGTGGTAAGATCTCCCCCCGTGGCGTTTTCACCCCTTTGTCCGGCTTACAACAATGGCTTGGACTGGATTTTTGGGATTTTCGTTCCAGGCCTTTGATGCGCTTTTGAGTAGTGCGACAACATATATTTCCCGCTATTCATTTTGTTTTATGGTCTGAGTTCATTACTAAAAAAAGGGAACCACATGGGGAAACTATTCGGTACGGATGGGGTGCGTGGGGTCGCGAACCTGGATCCGATGACTAGCGAAATGGCCATGAAATTAGGACGGGCGGCAGCCCATGTTTTTCGTAAACGTGATGGACGACATAAAATCATCATTGGCAAAGATACTCGTGTGTCCGGGTATATGCTGGAGTCTGCCTTAACTGCCGGACTGTGCTCTATGGGTGTGGATGTCTTATTGGTCGGCCCCTTACCCACCCCGGCAATTGCGTTCATGACCCGTAGCTTGAGAGCCGATGCCGGGGTGATGATTTCTGCTTCCCACAACCCCTATCAGGATAATGGCATAAAGTTTTTTTCGAATGACGGGATGAAATTGCCGGATGAACTGGAACACCGTATTGAGAATCTTATTCTTTCCAATGAAATTGAGCATATTCGACCGACCGCTGACGCCATCGGAAAAGCCTATCGCATTGATGATGCTGAAGGACGATATATTGAGTTCGTCAAGCGTTCGCTTCCCCGTGAAATGGATTTTCAAAATATGCGAATTGTCTTGGATTGTGCCCATGGAGCAGCGTATCACGTTTTCCCAAAGGTCATTCATGAACTAGGCGCGAAAGTCTGGGTGATGGGCAATGAACCTGACGGTCTCAATATAAATGACGGGTGTGGTGCGGTGCACCCGGAACGGTTACAGCAGATGGTTCGAGACCGGAAGGCCGACCTCGGTATTGCCCTTGACGGAGACGCGGATCGGGCTTTGTTTGTCTGTGAGAAGGGACAGGTGGTGGATGGAGATCATGCCTTGGCGGCTTTTGCTCTTGACCTTAAACGGCTAGGCCGATTACGACACAATACCGTGGTCGGAACCGTGATGAGTAATTTTGGGTTTGAGGTCTGTATGCGAGAGGCTGGTATCAATTTGGTACGAACGGCTGTTGGGGACCGATATATCTTAGAGCGAATGGTGGCTGAAGATTTTAATCTGGGTGGAGAGCAATCCGGCCATATGATATTTTTGGATTATCATACGAGTGGTGATGGAATGATCTCCGGCTTGCAAATGCTGAAGCTGATGAAGCGAGCTCAAAAACCATTGTCGGAAATTGCCATGTGTATGCATTCTACCCCTCAAGTATTGGTAGGGGTCACCGTTCCCCGCAAGCCTGATCTGCAGAGCCTTCCACAGTTACAGCAGGCTATTCAAGACAAAGAGCGGGCGCTGAATGGAACCGGGCGGATTCTTGTACGCTATTCCGGTACGGAACCATTGCTGCGAGTGATGGTTGAAGGTCAAGATAACCAGGTCATACAGGAGATTGCAGATGATTTAATCACAGTGGTGAAGTCCTGCATTCAGTAAGGATCAGGTTGCTGTCGCCGGTCTTGGTAAAGAGTTTCATTAACCATATGCATTGTCCTATGTGATACTCCATGGAGTAGTGTCCTACCTCACCGGGCTTTGGTTTGGCCCGTTTCTACCATTCTTCCCCCTATCACTTTTGGGGGCTCTTTTTATTTTTGGGTGCATTCTCACCTGGTTTGAACAACAGCGACGCCTAACTCGAAAAACCGGGTTCATCCTGTTTGCCCTTGTGGTGGGAGGAATCGGCCATGGTTATTGGGCATCGGCCACGCAATGGGATTCGAATCTCGTTATCGAGGGGGGAGAACAGCCCATCTTCCTTGAAGGAACTATTGTTGCACCGGTCAGGCAGACCCCGGATGGGCTGGTTTTGCTGGTGGAGGCGACCCATATGGTGAAACAGGGAGAGGCGCAGATGGCTCATGGGCGAATCCGTCTCACTTGGCGGGAACCAGGTGCTTCTACATTAAGTTACGGTGATCATGTCGCCTTTATGGCCAGAGTACGCGAACCCTATGGAACCATGAACCCTGGCGGGTTTCATTATGGACGATATCTAAAACGCCAAGGAATTCATGCTGTCGCGACTGTGCAAGGCCCGGAAGGCATCAGGATTCAGGGCACCCCGGAGCTGACCACCCGTGGGTTTATATTGGGTGTGGTCGATCGCTGGCGCCAATCGATTCATTCTGCGGCGGTCTCCAGTCTCACCAATCCTGCATTGGGATTGTTCCTAGGGATGGTACTGGGAGAGCAAAGTTATATTGAGTCGGATATTCGAGACGCTTTTATGGCCAGCGGAACCGTGCATATTCTTTCGATCTCCGGGTCTCATTTAGGGTTATTGGCATTGTTGATTTTTGCCGGAGCACGATGGAGCCTGCGCCAGTTACCGACCGTTTGGCTGGAACAACTTTCGTTACGACTCACCGCCACACGGTTTGCGGTCCTTATCACATTGCCGGCCGTCTCTTTTTATACCTTGCTGGCGGGTGCGGAAATGGCGACGGTCCGCTCATGGATTATGATCGTGGTGTGTTGTGCCGGCATATGGTTGGGAAGGGAACGCAATCTGGTGACAGCGCTAGCCCTAGCCGCGCTTCTTATGGTGTTGCCGCATCCAGAGGCCATTCAGGATATTTCTTTCCAGTTATCATATCTCTCAGTTGCTGCAATTGCATTCGTGGTTCAGGCCCGGAAAGAAAAGGATTCCAAGCTATCCGGATTAGATGCAGCCTTCCCACCAGCACAACCGACATGGCTCTTGGGTCTCTGGCAAAAGGCGGTGCTAGCCTGGCTGATGACCCTCGCAGTCAGCCTGACCACTTTGCCTTTGGTCGCCCATGACTTTCATCAAATACCGTGGCTGGGATTATTGGCAAATATGGTGATTGTGCCCTTGGTCGGCGCGATCATGATTCCTCTAGGTTTGTTGTCAGGGATGATGGTCTTAGTGGCGGGAGGAGGAACTCTTCCTTTGTCCAGTCTGAATCAATGGATCTTTGACTGGCTCGCGCAGGTCGTGATGATGCTCTCACATGTTCCCGGAGCGGCCTGGTATGTCGCATCGCCGAGCTTGAGTTCGATGATCGTCTTTTGGGGACTGTTGGCCGTGGTTGTGGCTATGTGGCATCGGAAGTTGATCCGATGGGGCTGTGGCACAATTCTGCTCGCGATTCTCCTGTGGTGGGGATGGTCCCCGCGCACAGGGTGGGATCCGGGAACCGTACGAGTCACGTTCCTGGATGTGGGACAAGGTGATGCCACCCTCATTGAATTACCCGACGGCCAAACCGTCTTGATCGATGGTGGACCATCCTATCGAAAATTGGATATGGGACGCGCGGTCATCGGACCGTATCTCTGGAATCAGGGGATCCGGAGGTTGGATCATGTGGTTGCGACGCATCCGCAATGGGATCATGTGGGTGGCCTGCCGTGGGTGTT
This region includes:
- a CDS encoding DNA internalization-related competence protein ComEC/Rec2, translated to MSYLTGLWFGPFLPFFPLSLLGALFIFGCILTWFEQQRRLTRKTGFILFALVVGGIGHGYWASATQWDSNLVIEGGEQPIFLEGTIVAPVRQTPDGLVLLVEATHMVKQGEAQMAHGRIRLTWREPGASTLSYGDHVAFMARVREPYGTMNPGGFHYGRYLKRQGIHAVATVQGPEGIRIQGTPELTTRGFILGVVDRWRQSIHSAAVSSLTNPALGLFLGMVLGEQSYIESDIRDAFMASGTVHILSISGSHLGLLALLIFAGARWSLRQLPTVWLEQLSLRLTATRFAVLITLPAVSFYTLLAGAEMATVRSWIMIVVCCAGIWLGRERNLVTALALAALLMVLPHPEAIQDISFQLSYLSVAAIAFVVQARKEKDSKLSGLDAAFPPAQPTWLLGLWQKAVLAWLMTLAVSLTTLPLVAHDFHQIPWLGLLANMVIVPLVGAIMIPLGLLSGMMVLVAGGGTLPLSSLNQWIFDWLAQVVMMLSHVPGAAWYVASPSLSSMIVFWGLLAVVVAMWHRKLIRWGCGTILLAILLWWGWSPRTGWDPGTVRVTFLDVGQGDATLIELPDGQTVLIDGGPSYRKLDMGRAVIGPYLWNQGIRRLDHVVATHPQWDHVGGLPWVLDTFEVGHYWDNGISRPERFFSRLHSAVKSAGLQEQTSKAGTVIVGPGPCSLTVLGPSPSPGTEKYGSRTVSSGKSLNNRSLVTRLECGPHSFLFTADAEQQSLNELLRVSNGFSARIVKVPHHGAKSSLHREWVNRLQAEAMVVSVGAHNRYGHPAPEVLDAYKQRGLPVYRTDRDGAVWFMGSIGSDDMTVRTAREGSLLQIQAGPRMWREEWGNWTRIGNRLNGFSNSVASGFRGLPHK
- the folP gene encoding dihydropteroate synthase, whose amino-acid sequence is MGILNMTPDSFSEDGHFLNAEAALERAQQMIAEGADLIDIGGESTRPGALYVDKNEEINRIAPILTALRKLTNIPISIDTRKAAVARTALDLGADIINDVSALQDDPRMAQLIQETGAGLVLMHRQGHSINMQHAPQYKDVVVEIKDFLSERVSMARSMGIPADHIMIDPGIGFGKTLDHNLKILSNIGEFLPLGHPILIGVSRKAFIGTLTGKPVGKREFGNAVAVAAAVWQGVHIVRVHEVGAMHDAIKVAQALQNLCDK
- the glmM gene encoding phosphoglucosamine mutase, whose product is MGKLFGTDGVRGVANLDPMTSEMAMKLGRAAAHVFRKRDGRHKIIIGKDTRVSGYMLESALTAGLCSMGVDVLLVGPLPTPAIAFMTRSLRADAGVMISASHNPYQDNGIKFFSNDGMKLPDELEHRIENLILSNEIEHIRPTADAIGKAYRIDDAEGRYIEFVKRSLPREMDFQNMRIVLDCAHGAAYHVFPKVIHELGAKVWVMGNEPDGLNINDGCGAVHPERLQQMVRDRKADLGIALDGDADRALFVCEKGQVVDGDHALAAFALDLKRLGRLRHNTVVGTVMSNFGFEVCMREAGINLVRTAVGDRYILERMVAEDFNLGGEQSGHMIFLDYHTSGDGMISGLQMLKLMKRAQKPLSEIAMCMHSTPQVLVGVTVPRKPDLQSLPQLQQAIQDKERALNGTGRILVRYSGTEPLLRVMVEGQDNQVIQEIADDLITVVKSCIQ